The following proteins are encoded in a genomic region of Arachis stenosperma cultivar V10309 chromosome 4, arast.V10309.gnm1.PFL2, whole genome shotgun sequence:
- the LOC130976458 gene encoding protein NAP1: MARSRQKFSNQDSSLSPTAARSREWDGPSRWTDYLGTEINSPLSSTSSKNFYNDAQSQTTTPSQSHKGLNMQWVVQLTEVAEGLMAKMYRLNQLLDYPDPINHVFSDGFWKAGVFPNHPRICVMLSKKFPEHFSKLQLERIDKIAWDSMQDHAELHLQSLEPWVQLLLDLMVFREQALRLILDLSSTVITLLPHQNSLILHAFMDLFCSFVRVNLFSEKIPRKMLLQTYNMLHAMSRNERDCDFYHRLVQFIDSYDPPLKGLQEDLNFVSPRIGEVLEAVGPIIFLSTDTRKLRNEGFLSPYHPRYPDILTNSAHPMRAQDLANVTAYREWVLFGYLVCPDELLRVTSIDIALVVLKENLVLTLFRDEYILLHEDYQLYVLPRILESKKMAKSGRTKQKEADLEYNVAKQVEKMISEVHEQAIYSCDAIHRERRILLKQEIGRMVLFFTDQPSLLAPNIQMVFSALALAQCEVIWYFQHVGIASSKSKTTRVVPVDIDPNDPTIGFLLDGMDHLCCLVRKYIAAIRGYSLSYLSSCAGRIRFLLGTPGMVALDLDASLKGLFQQIVHHLENLPKPQGENISAITCDLSDFRKDWLSILLIVTSSRSSINIRHLEKATVSTGKEGLLSEGNAAYNWSRCVDELESLLSKHGSLRKLYFYHQHLTAVFRNTMFGPEGRPQHCCAWLGIASSFPECASPIVPEEVTKIGRDAVLYVESLIESIMGGLEGLINILDSEGGFGALENQLLPEQAASYLNQASRVSIPSFKSPKGAAGFPLPGHESLPENNSSIKMLEAAMQRLTNLCSVLNDMEPICVLNHVFVLREYMRECILGNFRRRLLSVLKTDNDLQRPSVLESLIQRHVSIVHLAEQHISMDITQGIREVLLSESFSGPVSSLHLFEKPTDQHTGSATESVCNWYIENIIKDISGAGILFVPIHKCFKSTRPVGGYFADSVTDLRELQAFVRIFGGYGVDRLDRMLKEHTAALLNCIDTSLRSNRDVLESVATSLHAGDRFEREASMRQIVDLETLIGFCVQAGLALAFDRLLSEASGAVLEEGAPLIHSLLAGVVKHLPDEVPEKEEIKRIRSVANIADVVNDHDSIWVRSILEEVGGASDGSWSLLPYLFATFMTSNIWSTTAFNVDTEGFTNNIHCLARCISAVIAGSEFVRLEREHQHRSSLSNVHASEGMDPELTGHVSAEASIKSTLQLFVKLSAEIILDYWSETHRSHLVAQLIFLDQLCEISPYLPRSSLETHVPYSILRSIYSQYYADTPSTPLAILNSSPRHSPAIILAHASPVLRQPRGDSTPQHYTNDSSGYFKGSSSHSQEHIYEIDTSNLRSMDNRQRNARRSGPLDYGASRNRVKSVEGSTSGSTGPSPLPRFAVSRSGPLAYK; the protein is encoded by the exons ATGGCAAGGTCAAGGCAAAAGTTTTCGAATCAGGATTCTTCGTTATCGCCTACCGCTGCAAGATCGAGGGAGTGGGATGGTCCTTCTAGATGGACTGACTATCTAGGTACCGAAATCAATTCTCCATTGTCATCTACCAGCTCCAAGAATTTCTACAATGATGCGCAGTCCCAGACCACCACGCCATCCCAGTCCCATAAGGGTCTTAACATGCAGTGGGTGGTTCAACTCACCGAAGTTGCCGAAGGTCTTATGGCTAAAATGTATAGGTTGAACCAGCTTTTGGATTATCCGGATCCCATCAATCATGTATTTTCAGATGGGTTTTGGAAAGCTGGTGTATTCCCCAACCATCCTAGAATCTGTGTGATGCTCTCTAAGAAATTTCCTGAACACTTCAGCAAATTGCAACTTGAACGT ATAGATAAGATTGCTTGGGATTCAATGCAAGATCATGCAGAACTTCATCTACAAAGCTTGGAACCTTGGGTGCAG CTACTTCTTGACTTGATGGTGTTCCGTGAACAAGCTCTGCGGCTTATATTGGACCTGAGTAGTACAGTAATTACTTTGTTG CCCCACCAGAATTCTCTTATACTACATGCATTTATGGATCTCTTCTGTTCCTTCGTGCGGGTCAACCTTTTTTCCGAGAAG ATTCCAAGGAAGATGTTGCTACAGACGTATAACATGCTACATGCAATGTCAAGAAATGAGCGGGATTGTGATTTTTATCATCG CTTGGTTCAATTCATTGACTCTTATGATCCCCCACTGAAAGGATTACAAGAAGACCTAAATTTTGTGAGCCCCCGTATTGGAGAG GTACTAGAGGCTGTAGGCcctattatttttctatcgaCAGACACAAGGAAACTTAGAAATGAGGGGTTTTTAAGTCCATATCATCCCCGATATCCAGACATTCTCACAAATTCTGCCCATCCCATG AGGGCACAAGATCTTGCAAATGTAACTGCATATCGAGAATGGGTATTATTTGGGTATCTTGTATGTCCTGATGAGCTGCTTCGTGTCACTAGCATTGATATTGCTTTG GTTGTTTTGAAGGAGAACCTAGTGCTCACATTATTCAGGGATGAG TACATACTCTTGCACGAGGATTACCAGTTATATGTTCTGCCTCGAATATTAGAATCTAAGAAGATGGCAAAATCTGGACGTACAAAGCAAAAAGAGGCTGATTTGGAGTATAATGTTGCAAAGCAGGTTGAGAAAATGATAAG CGAAGTTCATGAACAAGCAATATATTCCTGTGATGCCATACATCGTGAAAGGAGAATTTTACTGAAACAAGAAATTGGAAGAATGGTGCTGTTTTTTACTGATCAGCCCAGTCTATTGGCCCCTAACATTCAG ATGGTGTTTTCAGCATTGGCTTTAGCACAGTGTGAAGTGATATGGTATTTTCAACATGTAGGGATTGCTTCTTCAAAATCTAAAACTACTCGGGTGGTACCAGTGGACATA GACCCAAATGACCCAACCATTGGATTTCTGTTAGATGGAATGGACCATTTATGTTGCTTGGTACGCAAATACATTGCAG CAATTCGTGGTTACTCACTGTCATATCTTTCATCATGTGCGGGAAGAATCCGTTTTTTGCTGGGGACCCCTGGAATGGTAGCACTTGATTTAGATGCCAGCTTGAAAGGACTTTTTCAGCAGATTGTCCACCACCTTGAAAACTTACCAAAACCACAGGGTGAAAATATATCTGCTATAACTTGTGATCTATCG GATTTTCGAAAGGATTGGCTATCAATTTTATTGATAGTCACCTCATCACGTTCTTCTATAAACATTAGGCACTTGGAGAAAGCTACAGTTTCCACTGGCAAAGAAGGCTTATTGTCTGAGGGGAATGCTGCTTATAATTGGTCCAG ATGTGTAGATGAATTGGAATCCCTACTTTCAAAGCACGGTAGTCTTAGGAAGCTCTATTTCTACCACCAGCATCTAACTGCT GTTTTTAGAAATACTATGTTTGGTCCCGAAGGACGGCCTCAACATTGCTGTGCTTGGCTTGGCATTGCTAGTAGTTTTCCAGAGTGTGCATCTCCTATTGTTCCAGAAGAG GTTACAAAAATTGGAAGGGATGCAGTTCTTTACGTTGAATCTTTGATTGAATCCATCATGGGAGGATTGGAAGGACTAATAAATATTCTTGACTCTGAAGGAGGATTTGGTGCACTAGAGAATCAG CTTCTGCCAGAGCAAGCAGCTTCTTATCTGAATCAAGCATCAAGAGTTTCTATTCCATCATTTAAATCTCCAAAAGGAGCAGCTGGCTTTCCGTTACCTGGACATGAGAGCCTACCTGAAAATAATAGTTCTATCAAAAT GTTAGAAGCTGCAATGCAGAGGTTGACTAATTTGTGCTCAGTCTTAAATGACATGGAGCCTATATGTGTTTTAAACCATGTCTTCGTTCTGAGAGAG TACATGAGAGAATGCATTCTTGGCAACTTCAGGAGAAGATTACTTAGTGTTTTAAAAACAGATAATGATCTTCAACGGCCTTCTGTTCTGGAATCACTGATTCAGAGGCATGTTAGCATAGTGCATCTTGCAGAGCAGCACATCAGCATGGACATCACTCAGGGTATTCGTGAAGTTTTGCTTTCAGAATCCTTTTCAGGGCCAGTTTCTTCTTTGCACTTGTTTGAGAAGCCAACAGACCAACACACAGGATCGGCCACTGAATCTGTATGCAATTGGTATATTGAAAACATAATCAAGGACATATCTGGTGCTGGTATCTTGTTTGTTCCAATCCATAAATGCTTCAAGAGTACAAGGCCTGTTGGTGGATATTTTGCAGATTCAGTCACTGATCTCAGGGAACTGCAGGCATTTGTTCGTATTTTTGGTGGCTATGGGGTAGACAGGCTAGACAGGATGCTAAAAGAACACACAGCTGCTCTTTTAAATTGTATTGACACATCATTGCGATCTAACCGTGACGTCCTCGAGTCAGTTGCTACCAGCCTGCATGCTGGTGATAGATTTGAAAGAGAAGCTTCCATGAGGCAAATAGTTGATCTGGAAACTTTGATTGGTTTTTGTGTTCAGGCTGGCCTAGCCCTGGCTTTTGATCGGCTACTATCTGAGGCTTCTGGTGCTGTACTTGAAGAAGGTGCTCCCCTGATACATTCACTTTTAGCTGGGGTGGTTAAGCATCTGCCTGATGAAGTACCAGAAAAGGAAGAAATCAAGAGAATAAGATCAGTGGCAAATATTGCAGATGTGGTCAATGATCATGATTCTATTTGGGTGAGATCAATTTTAGAGGAAGTTGGCGGTGCAAGTGATGGGTCATGGAGCTTGTTACCATACTTATTTGCAACATTTATGACGTCAAATATTTGGTCCACTACCGCATTCAATGTTGACACAGAGGGTTTTACTAACAATATCCACTGTTTAGCCAG ATGTATTTCGGCGGTGATTGCCGGAAGCGAGTTTGTGAGATTGGAACGGGAACATCAGCACAGGTCGTCATTATCAAATGTGCATGCTAGTGAGGGAATGGATCCTGAACTAACAGGTCATGTGTCAGCTGAAGCAAGCATCAAGTCCACGCTGCAGTTATTTGTGAAGCTCTCTGCTGAGATCATACTAGATTATTGGAGCGAAACACATAG ATCTCATCTTGTAGCACAGCTTATCTTCCTAGACCAACTCTGCGAGATCTCACCATACCTTCCAAGAAGCTCATTGGAAACTCATGTTCCTTACTCCATTCTCCGCTCAATATACAGCCAATACTACGCAGATACTCCATCAACCCCATTGGCAATACTGAATTCATCTCCCCGTCATTCACCTGCCATCATACTAGCTCATGCTTCTCCTGTCTTAAGGCAGCCTCGCGGGGACTCCACACCTCAGCATTACACCAATGACTCATCCGGATATTTCAAAGGGTCATCATCACATAGCCAAGAACACATCTATGAGATTGATACCAGCAACTTAAGGAGCATGGACAACCGGCAGAGGAACGCTCGTCGCTCTGGTCCTTTGGATTATGGCGCTAGCCGTAATAGAGTCAAATCTGTTGAAGGGTCAACTTCTGGGAGTACTGGGCCAAGTCCACTCCCTAGGTTTGCAGTATCTAGATCTGGTCCGTTAGCATACAAGTAG
- the LOC130976459 gene encoding DNA-directed RNA polymerases II, IV and V subunit 3-like: MEGQSYARMPRVKIRELRDDYARFELRDTDASIANALRRVMIAEVPTIAIDLVEIEVNSSVLNDEFIAHRLGLIPLTSDRAMSMRFSRDCDACDGDGQCEFCSVEFHLMAVCRNDETQDVTSSDLISSDHTVVPVDYSESAASIDASDGISGNKKGGITIVKLRKGQEVKLRAIARKGIGKDHAKWSPAATVTFMYEPEIHINEDLMESLTLEEKKEWVESSPTPVFEIDQVTQQVMVVDAEAYTYDDEVIKKAEAMGKPGLVEINAKQDSFIFTVETTGAIKASQLLLNAIEILKQKLDAVRLSEDTVEADDQFGELGAHMRGG, from the exons ATGGAAGGCCAATCCTACGCCCGCATGCCGCGCGTGAAGATCCGCGAGCTGAGGGACGACTACGCGCGCTTCGAGCTCCGCGACACCGACGCCTCCATCGCCAATGCGCTCCGGCGCGTGATGATCGCCGAGGTCCCAACCATCGCCATCGACCTCGTCGAAATCGAGGTGAACTCGTCCGTACTCAACGACGAGTTCATCGCTCACCGACTCGGACTGATCCCTCTCACAAGCGACCGGGCGATGAGCATGCGCTTCTCACGTGACTGCGACGCGTGCGACGGCGACGGCCAGTGCGAGTTTTGCTCCGTCGAGTTCCACCTTATGGCTGTTTGCAGGAACGATGAGACGCAAGATGTTACGAGCTCCGATCTCATCAGCTCTGACCACACCGTTGTTCCTGTTGATTATTCTGAATCTGCTGCCTCCATTGATGCTTCTGATGGCATAAGCGGCAATAAGAA GGGAGGGATTACAATTGTGAAGTTGCGGAAAGGTCAAGAGGTGAAGCTGAGGGCAATTGCTAGGAAGGGGATTGGCAAAGATCATGCGAAGTGGTCACCGGCTGCAACTGTTACTTTCATGTATGAGCCGGAGATTCACATAAATGAGGATTTGATGGAGAGCTTGACACTTGAGGAGAAAAAAGAATGGGTTGAAAGTAGTCCTACCCCTGTTTTTGAGATTGATCAAGTAACACAACAG GTTATGGTGGTTGATGCCGAGGCATACACCTATGATGATGAGGTCATCAAGAAAGCTGAAGCAATGGGGAAGCCCGGCCTTGTAGAAATCAATGCAAAACAGGATAGCTTTATATTCACTGTGGAAACTACTGGAGCCATAAAAGCTTCTCAGTTGTTGCTAAATGCCATTGAAATCCTGAAACAGAAGCTGGATGCTGTACGGCTATCTGAGGACACAGTTGAGGCTGATGATCAGTTTGGTGAGCTGGGTGCACATATGCGAGGAGGTTGA